A single genomic interval of Spirosoma taeanense harbors:
- a CDS encoding beta strand repeat-containing protein yields the protein MQLRSTYSFLALVGLFSSLVTLKVQAQDNIVVTSPNSPTPGNNNVIAGIDAGNSSMTAGYTVLLGRSAGKNMTVGSYSTFVGGQAGLSNTTGTYNTFIGYYAGVLNSSAINNTFVGAQAGRNNTLGRENLFEGAQAGFNNKTGFNNTFGGFQAGYNSTTGYANVAYGVRAGYNLQTARYNVMLGDSAGANTSVNGNVMIGSKAGYLNQTGVQNTFLGFNTGYNNVGTANTFIGYRSGYGNTTGQFNTFIGVQTGASNTTGSSNYMMGTNAGLNNTTGSGNYFLGDNAGGQNVSGGFNVYLGANAGNGAGVNGDNNVAIGFESGRTNSGGLTNTFIGFRADAAASGLQNASAFGANAKVTVSNAVVLGATDASVGIGTTAPTARLEVASGTNGLSGLKFTNLTSANTSAINSSKFLTVDATGNVILANYVSGARAGAEATASSAEGLWVRTGRTLQSREGDAVIIGTGVGRTPAEYNLFVSKGILTEKVKVAVRNSRDWSDYVFAPDYQLKPLAEVERYVKANQHLPGVPSAEQVVQEGVDMARMDAKLLEKIEELTLYVVQINKKVEQLASENRALKRRLSGKKIGR from the coding sequence ATGCAACTACGCTCTACCTATTCATTTCTAGCCCTTGTGGGTCTGTTCAGTTCACTAGTCACCTTGAAAGTACAGGCTCAGGACAACATCGTTGTCACTTCACCCAATTCACCTACGCCCGGTAATAACAACGTTATTGCTGGTATTGACGCCGGCAATTCGTCCATGACGGCGGGGTACACCGTTCTGCTGGGTCGGTCGGCGGGCAAAAACATGACGGTCGGCAGCTACAGCACGTTTGTGGGCGGCCAGGCAGGCCTGAGCAACACCACGGGAACCTATAATACCTTTATTGGCTATTACGCGGGCGTGCTGAACTCATCGGCTATCAACAATACGTTTGTGGGCGCGCAGGCCGGGCGTAACAATACGCTGGGCCGGGAGAATCTGTTTGAAGGCGCACAGGCCGGTTTTAACAACAAAACAGGTTTCAACAACACCTTTGGTGGTTTTCAGGCGGGGTATAACAGCACCACTGGTTATGCCAACGTAGCGTATGGAGTTCGGGCGGGCTACAATCTGCAGACGGCCCGTTATAACGTAATGCTTGGCGACTCAGCGGGGGCTAATACGAGCGTCAACGGAAACGTAATGATCGGCAGTAAGGCGGGGTATTTGAACCAGACCGGCGTCCAGAATACGTTCCTGGGCTTTAACACCGGCTATAACAACGTCGGTACGGCCAATACGTTCATCGGCTATCGGTCGGGCTATGGAAATACCACGGGTCAGTTCAATACCTTTATCGGTGTTCAGACCGGGGCCAGCAATACCACCGGCTCCAGTAATTACATGATGGGTACTAATGCCGGGTTGAACAATACCACCGGATCGGGCAATTACTTTCTGGGTGATAACGCCGGTGGGCAGAATGTTTCGGGTGGCTTCAACGTCTATCTGGGCGCCAACGCGGGGAATGGCGCGGGCGTTAATGGTGATAACAACGTAGCCATTGGCTTCGAAAGCGGCCGGACCAACAGTGGCGGGCTGACGAATACCTTCATCGGCTTCCGGGCCGATGCCGCAGCTTCGGGCCTGCAAAATGCCAGTGCGTTTGGGGCCAATGCGAAAGTAACCGTTTCCAACGCGGTTGTTCTGGGCGCAACCGACGCCAGTGTGGGTATTGGCACGACAGCGCCAACGGCCAGACTGGAAGTAGCCAGCGGCACGAACGGTTTGTCTGGTCTCAAGTTCACTAACCTGACCTCCGCCAACACCTCTGCTATTAACAGTAGCAAGTTCCTGACCGTCGATGCAACCGGCAATGTAATTCTGGCCAATTACGTTAGTGGCGCTCGCGCTGGTGCTGAAGCTACCGCATCCAGCGCCGAAGGCTTATGGGTCCGTACGGGGCGGACCCTGCAAAGTCGGGAAGGCGATGCAGTGATAATCGGCACGGGTGTTGGCCGTACTCCGGCCGAGTACAATCTGTTTGTAAGCAAAGGAATTTTGACCGAGAAGGTGAAAGTGGCGGTCAGGAATAGCCGTGACTGGAGCGATTACGTATTTGCCCCAGATTATCAGCTCAAGCCGCTTGCAGAAGTGGAGCGGTACGTTAAAGCCAACCAGCATCTGCCAGGCGTACCTTCGGCGGAGCAGGTGGTTCAGGAGGGAGTTGATATGGCCCGCATGGACGCCAAACTTCTGGAAAAAATTGAAGAGTTAACCCTGTATGTAGTGCAGATCAACAAAAAGGTCGAACAGCTGGCAAGCGAAAACCGCGCCCTGAAACGGCGGCTTTCCGGAAAGAAAATCGGGCGATAA
- a CDS encoding glycosyltransferase family 4 protein, giving the protein MTTYMNDSTVWNRNPKNVAFIGDYLPRQCGIATFTSDLYKSYDSFIPDSRAMVVSVNDTPDGYNYPNEVRYDFYQHDQEAYRKAAEFLNSKDTEVVCLQHEYGIFGGPAGSYILTLLRNLTMPVVTTFHTILKTPSEEQLLVLKSIADLSSRVICMSEKGRDFLINIYEVPEEKIDIIPHGIPDMPFVDPHFYKDRFGMEGKQTLLTFGLLSPNKGIENVIRALPRIREKCPNVVYMVLGATHPHLVRHEGEAYRDSLKKLAADCGVRDHVRFYNQFVELDDLREYLGAADIYITPYLNEAQITSGTLAYSFGVGKAVVSTPYWHAEELLADERGVLVPFNDSDAIAEQVINLLTDEPMRHAMRKRGYMMGRDMIWERVIQHYADSFAKARRERMTTINNQTPYDMGGNGRAAFKLPALRLDHLYRLTDSTGIVQHARYHLPFYEEGYCTDDNARALILAVMLQETGLGERKLAQAADNYCAFLNHAYSPDHHRFRNFMSYDRRWLEEVGSDDSTGRTIWALGVCIGRATDRNTVTWAMSMLEKVLPTIVEMTSPRAWAFALLGIYEYQKKFNDDRLAKTIQRQLLDKLMFRYTETATEDWPWFEDKLTYDNAVLAHVLIRSGDERLVKIGLQSLRWLVDLQTSERGHFQPIGSNGFYTKGQTRAYFDQQPLEAQSTVAATLAAYVVTGDEEWHRTAIRVFKWFLGLNDLGLPIYDQQTGGCRDGLHIDRVNQNQGAESTLSYLLALAELYNVQKQHTEKKSVQVAISSLVNG; this is encoded by the coding sequence ATGACAACGTATATGAACGACTCGACGGTATGGAACCGCAACCCGAAAAATGTGGCTTTTATTGGCGATTACCTTCCGCGCCAATGCGGTATTGCTACGTTTACCTCTGACCTCTACAAGTCATACGATTCGTTCATTCCTGATTCGAGAGCCATGGTTGTATCGGTCAACGATACGCCCGACGGGTATAATTACCCCAATGAAGTTCGGTACGATTTTTACCAGCACGATCAGGAAGCGTATCGGAAAGCCGCCGAATTTCTGAACTCGAAAGATACGGAGGTCGTATGCCTCCAGCATGAGTACGGTATCTTTGGCGGTCCCGCCGGCAGCTACATTCTGACGCTGCTGCGGAACCTGACCATGCCCGTTGTGACAACGTTCCACACGATTCTGAAAACGCCCAGCGAAGAGCAGTTGCTGGTTCTGAAAAGCATTGCCGATCTTTCCTCACGGGTGATCTGCATGTCTGAAAAAGGGCGCGATTTCCTGATTAACATTTACGAGGTTCCCGAAGAGAAAATTGATATCATTCCACACGGTATTCCGGACATGCCGTTTGTGGACCCGCACTTTTATAAGGACCGGTTCGGTATGGAAGGCAAGCAGACGTTGCTGACGTTTGGTCTGCTCTCCCCCAATAAAGGCATCGAGAATGTAATCCGTGCCTTGCCGCGTATTAGAGAGAAGTGCCCGAATGTAGTGTATATGGTCCTGGGTGCTACGCATCCGCATCTGGTTCGGCACGAGGGCGAGGCCTATCGCGATAGTCTGAAAAAGCTGGCCGCCGATTGTGGCGTTCGCGATCATGTCCGGTTCTATAATCAGTTTGTTGAACTCGACGACCTGCGCGAATACCTAGGGGCGGCCGATATCTATATTACGCCTTATCTAAACGAAGCCCAGATCACTTCCGGAACGCTGGCTTACTCGTTTGGCGTGGGGAAAGCCGTTGTTTCAACACCTTACTGGCACGCTGAAGAACTACTGGCCGATGAACGGGGCGTGCTGGTGCCCTTTAACGATTCCGATGCCATTGCCGAGCAGGTCATCAATCTGCTTACCGACGAGCCAATGCGTCACGCCATGCGCAAGCGGGGCTATATGATGGGACGCGATATGATCTGGGAGCGGGTTATTCAGCACTATGCCGACTCGTTTGCCAAGGCTCGCCGGGAACGGATGACTACCATCAACAACCAGACCCCCTACGATATGGGCGGTAACGGTCGGGCAGCATTCAAACTACCGGCGCTGCGGCTGGATCATCTCTACCGGCTGACCGATTCGACGGGAATCGTGCAGCATGCCCGCTATCACCTGCCGTTCTATGAAGAAGGGTACTGCACCGATGACAATGCACGGGCGCTCATTCTGGCCGTCATGCTGCAGGAAACCGGACTGGGCGAACGGAAGCTGGCGCAGGCTGCCGACAACTACTGTGCGTTTCTGAACCATGCCTACTCGCCAGATCACCATCGGTTCCGCAACTTTATGAGTTATGATCGGCGCTGGCTTGAGGAAGTCGGATCCGACGATAGCACCGGGCGGACCATCTGGGCGCTGGGCGTCTGCATTGGCCGGGCTACCGACCGCAACACGGTAACCTGGGCGATGAGTATGCTTGAGAAAGTCCTGCCCACAATTGTCGAGATGACCTCGCCCCGGGCCTGGGCATTTGCGCTGCTGGGTATCTATGAGTATCAGAAGAAGTTTAACGACGACCGTCTGGCTAAAACCATCCAGCGGCAACTGCTCGATAAACTCATGTTCCGGTATACCGAAACGGCAACGGAAGACTGGCCGTGGTTTGAGGATAAGCTCACCTACGACAACGCTGTGCTGGCCCATGTGCTGATTCGCTCCGGTGATGAGCGCCTGGTGAAGATTGGCCTTCAGTCGCTGCGGTGGCTGGTGGACCTACAGACATCCGAACGGGGTCATTTCCAGCCTATCGGATCAAATGGGTTCTATACCAAAGGGCAGACCCGGGCCTATTTTGATCAGCAGCCGCTGGAAGCCCAGAGCACCGTTGCGGCCACGCTGGCGGCTTATGTTGTAACGGGCGATGAAGAATGGCACCGTACCGCCATCCGGGTATTCAAGTGGTTCCTGGGCCTGAATGACCTGGGCCTGCCGATCTATGACCAGCAGACAGGCGGTTGCCGCGATGGCCTGCATATAGACCGGGTAAACCAGAACCAGGGTGCCGAATCAACGCTTTCGTATTTGCTGGCCCTGGCTGAGCTATACAACGTTCAGAAACAGCATACAGAAAAGAAATCGGTGCAGGTAGCGATTTCATCACTCGTTAACGGCTAA
- a CDS encoding bZIP transcription factor, which translates to MKKNLLPSVLLAGLLTPALYAQSIAPPANTPLTIEGDLNLPAGKSIQANGSSFLTLPQAGGTNVLMGYSAGAAAQTAAQNTLVGHRAGVSATASANTMIGFQAGASTTSGGFNTFIGVQAGLNNTTGSSNLMLGTNAGSSNTTGTANFFVGDNAGGQNTSGGYNVYLGTNSGNGTGVNGSNNVAIGFEAGRGNSAGSTNTYLGFRADAGASGLTNASAFGANARVTASNSLVLGDNANVGIGTTAPANKLQIVGGLANTAGLRLPLTSASTPSSNATKFLTVNANGDVILANFANGARQVADAETIDLLWTRNGQYLQSKGGEAIIIGSGIRKTPADYKLFVEGGILTEKVKVAIKNANDWSDKVFAPTYNLRPLSEVGKFIKEHHHLPGVPSADEVVKEGVDVGRMDAKLLEKIEELTLYMLQMKEQHTQEIKQLKRELAAVKKKAKISRR; encoded by the coding sequence ATGAAAAAAAATTTACTGCCCTCCGTTTTGCTGGCTGGTCTGCTAACCCCCGCCTTGTACGCCCAGTCGATCGCTCCTCCGGCCAATACCCCATTGACCATAGAGGGTGATCTGAACCTGCCCGCCGGTAAATCTATTCAGGCAAATGGAAGTAGCTTTCTGACCCTTCCGCAGGCAGGGGGCACTAACGTTCTGATGGGGTATTCAGCGGGCGCGGCTGCACAGACCGCTGCGCAGAACACGCTCGTTGGTCATCGGGCCGGCGTATCGGCTACGGCCTCGGCGAATACCATGATCGGATTTCAGGCCGGGGCGTCTACGACGAGTGGCGGTTTCAACACGTTCATCGGCGTACAGGCCGGGCTGAATAACACCACTGGTTCCTCAAACCTGATGCTGGGGACCAACGCGGGCTCGAGCAATACGACCGGCACGGCCAACTTTTTTGTGGGCGACAATGCCGGGGGGCAAAATACGTCAGGCGGCTATAATGTCTACCTGGGTACGAACTCTGGCAACGGAACAGGCGTTAACGGCTCCAATAACGTGGCCATTGGTTTTGAAGCTGGCCGGGGCAATAGTGCCGGTAGTACCAACACGTATCTGGGTTTCCGGGCCGACGCCGGGGCATCGGGCCTGACCAATGCGAGTGCGTTTGGAGCCAACGCGCGCGTAACGGCCAGCAACAGCCTGGTGCTGGGCGATAACGCCAACGTGGGTATCGGTACCACGGCTCCCGCCAATAAACTGCAAATTGTGGGTGGATTAGCCAATACGGCGGGGCTGCGTCTGCCGCTGACCTCGGCGAGTACACCCAGCAGTAATGCCACTAAATTCTTAACGGTAAACGCAAATGGCGATGTGATTCTGGCTAACTTCGCCAACGGTGCCCGTCAGGTGGCCGATGCCGAAACGATTGATCTGCTCTGGACACGTAATGGGCAGTATTTGCAAAGCAAGGGTGGTGAAGCAATCATCATTGGCAGCGGCATTCGGAAAACTCCGGCTGACTATAAACTCTTTGTAGAAGGAGGAATTCTGACCGAAAAAGTAAAGGTTGCCATTAAAAACGCCAACGACTGGTCGGATAAGGTGTTCGCTCCGACCTACAACCTGCGGCCACTCAGCGAAGTAGGCAAGTTCATTAAAGAGCACCACCACCTGCCGGGGGTTCCTTCGGCCGACGAAGTCGTTAAGGAAGGTGTGGACGTGGGCAGGATGGACGCCAAGCTGCTCGAAAAAATTGAAGAGCTAACGCTTTACATGCTCCAGATGAAGGAGCAGCATACCCAGGAAATCAAGCAACTCAAGCGGGAACTGGCGGCTGTGAAGAAAAAGGCTAAAATCAGCCGACGTTAA
- a CDS encoding glycoside hydrolase family 130 protein: MSVKATRTGIVLRPDPTRVLFRPFELGSTRTLKIIARVNAMSDAEVEVKLNEVIREFGGRHYKLERFLLQRFEQIRPQLLTDEPLSLERKLLLGAYFTMEYSLESAALFNPSMIWHPDQTNVPPGYKRFILSLRATGEGHVSSISFRMGYIDEEGKIVLRKPSRYVTSPEIVPNHRFNRTQFERKLYELRLENSIQEKMMIGLGEEFSLPELEAQIKRISAQYRYNAEYETIASGLLALARSNYEIDFDDDQSLDERCIFPTSPNETNGIEDARFVQFTEDNDEVTYYATYTAYNGRVTFPQLLATKDFSHFSVSTLNGAEVANKGMALFPRKINGKYAMISRQDGENIYLMYSDDLYFWQTKELIMKPTYHWEYVQLGNCGSPIETEAGWLVLSHGVGPMRKYAIGAFLLDLNDPSKVIGRTTEPILSPDENEREGYVPNVVYSCGGLINGRELIIPYAMSDYASSFATVNVDELLAELTGKAKPELVADIAR; this comes from the coding sequence ATGAGTGTAAAAGCCACCCGCACCGGAATTGTGTTACGGCCCGATCCCACCCGCGTTTTATTCCGCCCGTTTGAGCTGGGCAGCACCCGGACGCTGAAAATTATTGCCCGCGTCAATGCTATGTCGGATGCCGAGGTAGAAGTTAAACTCAACGAAGTTATCCGGGAATTTGGCGGTCGTCATTATAAACTGGAGCGGTTTCTCCTCCAGCGGTTCGAGCAGATACGACCCCAGCTGCTGACCGACGAACCGCTGAGCCTCGAACGTAAACTGCTGCTCGGAGCTTATTTTACGATGGAGTATTCGCTCGAATCAGCGGCTCTGTTCAACCCGTCGATGATCTGGCATCCCGATCAGACCAACGTGCCGCCGGGCTACAAGCGATTCATTCTCAGCCTGCGGGCAACGGGAGAGGGGCACGTATCGTCTATCTCGTTCCGAATGGGCTATATCGACGAAGAAGGCAAGATCGTGTTGCGGAAACCGTCGCGCTACGTAACATCGCCCGAAATTGTACCAAACCACCGCTTCAACCGGACTCAGTTTGAGCGTAAGCTCTATGAACTGCGACTCGAAAACAGCATTCAGGAAAAAATGATGATCGGCCTGGGCGAGGAGTTTAGTCTGCCCGAGCTGGAAGCACAGATAAAGCGTATATCGGCGCAGTATCGTTACAATGCGGAGTATGAGACCATTGCCAGCGGACTGCTGGCGCTGGCCCGGTCGAACTACGAGATTGATTTTGATGACGATCAGAGCCTCGATGAACGCTGCATTTTTCCTACCTCGCCTAACGAAACCAACGGTATTGAAGATGCCCGGTTCGTGCAGTTCACTGAGGATAACGACGAAGTAACCTACTACGCTACCTATACGGCCTATAACGGTCGTGTTACGTTTCCGCAGCTGCTGGCTACCAAAGATTTTTCGCACTTTAGCGTCAGCACGCTTAACGGAGCCGAGGTTGCGAACAAGGGAATGGCCCTGTTCCCGCGGAAGATTAATGGCAAATACGCCATGATTTCGAGACAGGACGGCGAGAATATCTACCTGATGTATTCGGATGACCTGTATTTCTGGCAGACGAAAGAACTGATCATGAAGCCAACCTACCATTGGGAGTACGTGCAACTCGGTAACTGCGGCTCGCCAATTGAGACGGAAGCAGGCTGGCTGGTACTGAGCCACGGCGTCGGCCCCATGCGTAAATACGCCATTGGCGCATTTCTGCTCGACCTGAATGATCCCAGCAAGGTCATTGGCCGAACCACCGAGCCGATTCTGAGCCCGGATGAAAATGAGCGCGAAGGCTACGTACCCAATGTCGTCTATAGCTGCGGAGGACTTATTAACGGCCGCGAGTTGATTATCCCGTACGCCATGTCGGATTACGCCAGCAGTTTTGCTACTGTCAATGTCGACGAGCTACTGGCCGAGCTGACGGGCAAGGCTAAGCCCGAACTGGTGGCAGATATTGCCCGCTAA
- a CDS encoding TMF family protein → MKKWYLCLLLMPLAAAAQTNYVVRTANATTPGTFNTLIGPLAGNPAMNANRNTFVGYQAGNQNLTGNDNAFLGYQAGLNNTEGINNVFLGASSGVTNQYSSNNTFVGAQAGRQNTDGEFNVFLGASAGVSNATGGSNTMLGAFAGQFNTDGGGSVLVGYAAGLINNASASTFLGTYAGYNNTSGSGNAFVGYQAGYENTTGSNNTFMGNDVGVSGNTGSHNTFIGNSAGHDNVSGAQNTFIGSRAGFKSRSGANTLIGYNAGLNNTDGGFNTFIGVQAGLSNTTGSSNLMIGVNAGSANQSGSANFFVGDNAGGQNTTGGFNVYLGTNAGNGVGVNGSNNVAIGFESGRTNSGGNTNTYLGFRADAGAAGLTNATAIGANARVTTSNALVLGNNVNVGIGTTAPATRLEVASGTGGISGLRFTNLTSANSGVMNASKFLTVDGSGNVVLANYVNGARLPDAANAAGESLWQLNGQHLQNTAGGKVIIGNHVGKIPTGYKLFVEDGILTERVKVAVRNSSDWSDFVFAPTYRLRPLAEVEQFIRTNRHLPGVPSAAEVMKDGVDVGKMDAKLLEKVEETMLYVIQLKHEVDQLRRQNHKLQQTVKRLRKR, encoded by the coding sequence ATGAAAAAATGGTATCTCTGCCTGTTGCTAATGCCCCTGGCCGCAGCAGCACAAACAAACTACGTGGTTCGTACGGCAAACGCCACTACGCCCGGAACGTTCAATACGTTAATAGGGCCTCTGGCCGGTAATCCGGCCATGAATGCCAATCGGAATACGTTTGTAGGCTATCAGGCTGGTAATCAGAACTTAACGGGAAATGATAACGCATTCCTGGGTTATCAGGCGGGCCTGAACAACACGGAAGGGATCAATAATGTCTTTCTGGGTGCTAGTTCGGGCGTAACCAATCAGTACAGCAGTAACAACACCTTTGTTGGCGCGCAGGCCGGTCGGCAGAATACCGACGGTGAATTCAATGTCTTTCTGGGAGCCTCGGCAGGCGTATCGAACGCAACGGGCGGATCGAATACGATGCTGGGTGCTTTTGCCGGGCAGTTCAATACAGATGGGGGCGGCTCGGTACTGGTTGGCTACGCGGCCGGACTGATCAATAACGCCAGCGCCAGTACGTTTCTGGGAACCTATGCTGGCTACAACAACACCAGTGGCTCCGGCAATGCGTTTGTGGGGTATCAGGCCGGTTACGAAAACACGACGGGCAGCAACAACACCTTTATGGGAAACGATGTCGGTGTCAGCGGCAACACGGGCAGTCATAATACATTCATTGGCAACTCGGCGGGTCACGATAATGTAAGCGGAGCGCAGAATACATTCATTGGGAGTCGGGCAGGCTTCAAGTCACGCAGTGGCGCCAACACCCTGATTGGCTATAACGCCGGCCTGAACAATACGGATGGTGGTTTCAACACGTTCATCGGCGTGCAGGCAGGGCTAAGCAACACCACCGGCTCCTCAAACCTGATGATTGGGGTAAACGCTGGTTCGGCCAACCAGAGCGGTTCGGCCAACTTCTTTGTGGGCGATAATGCCGGGGGGCAGAACACCACGGGCGGCTTCAATGTATATCTGGGCACCAATGCGGGCAATGGCGTGGGGGTTAATGGCAGTAATAATGTAGCGATTGGATTTGAAAGCGGCCGAACCAACAGCGGTGGTAATACCAACACATATCTGGGTTTCCGGGCTGATGCAGGAGCGGCTGGTCTGACGAATGCGACGGCTATTGGCGCCAACGCCCGTGTAACGACTTCTAACGCACTGGTGCTGGGTAATAATGTTAACGTGGGTATCGGTACCACGGCCCCCGCTACCCGGCTCGAAGTAGCCAGCGGTACAGGCGGTATCTCCGGGCTTCGATTCACTAACCTGACTTCTGCCAATAGTGGCGTTATGAATGCCAGCAAGTTCCTGACGGTCGACGGCAGCGGCAACGTTGTTCTGGCCAACTACGTAAACGGAGCCCGACTACCGGATGCTGCTAATGCAGCCGGGGAGTCGCTATGGCAATTAAACGGACAGCATCTGCAGAATACAGCCGGTGGAAAAGTCATCATCGGCAACCATGTTGGCAAAATTCCAACAGGCTACAAACTCTTTGTGGAAGATGGCATTCTGACGGAGCGCGTGAAAGTAGCGGTACGGAACAGCAGCGATTGGAGCGACTTCGTGTTTGCCCCAACGTATAGACTACGGCCGTTAGCCGAGGTTGAGCAGTTTATTAGAACGAACCGGCACCTGCCGGGCGTACCCTCAGCCGCTGAAGTAATGAAAGATGGTGTGGATGTGGGCAAAATGGACGCCAAACTGCTCGAAAAAGTAGAAGAAACGATGCTGTATGTTATTCAGCTTAAGCACGAAGTCGATCAGCTTCGGCGGCAAAACCACAAACTACAGCAAACTGTTAAACGGCTGAGAAAACGTTAA